A single genomic interval of Spartinivicinus marinus harbors:
- a CDS encoding transglycosylase SLT domain-containing protein gives MPCAGLSAPFFPDQYDEMIRSASKLYLPEIDWRLFKAQLYQESRLKPNAVSPAGAQGLGQIMPGTWSDISRQLKLDKHLVFDPESNIQASAFYMAKMRKFWTAPRPAADKHSLALASYNAGAGNILKAQKRCNNARLYQLIIKCLPNVTSHHAKETTTYVKRIWRYWVSMLVG, from the coding sequence TTGCCGTGTGCTGGCTTATCAGCACCATTTTTTCCTGATCAATACGATGAAATGATTCGGTCAGCGAGTAAGTTATATTTACCTGAGATTGACTGGCGATTATTTAAAGCCCAGCTCTATCAAGAGTCTCGACTTAAGCCCAATGCTGTATCACCGGCTGGCGCACAAGGGCTTGGTCAAATTATGCCGGGTACCTGGTCTGATATCAGTCGACAGTTGAAGCTAGATAAACACCTGGTGTTTGACCCAGAAAGTAATATTCAAGCTTCCGCTTTTTACATGGCTAAGATGCGTAAGTTTTGGACGGCACCACGACCAGCAGCAGACAAACATTCATTGGCATTAGCCTCATACAATGCCGGTGCCGGTAATATTCTGAAAGCACAGAAACGCTGTAACAATGCACGACTGTATCAACTGATTATTAAGTGTCTTCCCAACGTGACTAGTCATCATGCTAAAGAAACGACAACTTACGTTAAACGTATTTGGCGCTATTGGGTATCCATGTTGGTAGGTTAA
- a CDS encoding terminase, with protein sequence MAKCKTALSSPEYPAYVACYRHDWERLALDVCGMHLTHQQRPLAFSIQQEGCRVSVSSGHGTGKSSLLAMLIIAFMTTYPKARVVITANKVEQVKIGIFKYLADYWQKAVNRFPWLDEVFTLTAEQFYAVGFQKSWSVGIKGYRLGNEEALAGEHADHLLYIVDEASGLSDKAFDYITGALTQTDNRLVLLSQPTRITGYFYESHHSLAKTSPDDHGFTAFQLNSEESPLVTQSYIVEKVKQYGGRQSPEYCIRVLGAFTKQAEGMLIGRDDVDRGFINEVEHRSEWGYIAIADIAGGEGRDSSVLNILKVSGFDDERVAESVKLLEMNTGVDGVEFAEIVEKETQSYPNITIGVDADGYGLITAQTLEKRGIDVIRIHWGTPVHSKTQKIRFRSKRDFASVMVKEALRDNRLRLNDHYSVKQKTLNQFVKIPYKFNEVGQWRIESKEKMRADGIKSPDIFDTYAMAWLVDYIPAGMELDHTNSSDDLLAWATQSLSN encoded by the coding sequence ATGGCTAAGTGCAAAACTGCGCTATCTTCCCCAGAATACCCGGCTTATGTTGCCTGTTATCGACATGACTGGGAGCGCCTGGCTCTAGATGTTTGTGGGATGCACTTAACCCACCAGCAACGCCCATTAGCATTCTCAATACAACAAGAAGGGTGTCGTGTGTCGGTGTCATCTGGTCATGGTACCGGCAAATCCAGTTTGCTAGCGATGCTGATTATTGCGTTTATGACGACCTACCCAAAGGCGCGGGTAGTTATCACGGCAAACAAAGTCGAGCAGGTAAAAATAGGGATATTTAAATATTTAGCAGACTATTGGCAAAAAGCCGTCAACCGATTTCCGTGGCTGGATGAGGTCTTCACGCTGACGGCGGAGCAATTTTACGCGGTTGGTTTTCAAAAGTCATGGTCTGTTGGTATTAAAGGTTATCGATTAGGTAATGAGGAAGCATTGGCAGGCGAACATGCAGACCACCTGTTGTATATCGTTGATGAGGCTTCAGGTTTATCTGATAAGGCTTTTGATTACATTACCGGTGCACTCACACAGACTGACAACCGACTAGTGTTATTAAGCCAACCGACCCGAATCACGGGCTATTTTTATGAGTCTCATCATTCACTGGCTAAAACCAGCCCTGATGATCATGGCTTTACGGCATTTCAGCTTAACAGTGAAGAAAGCCCCCTGGTCACTCAGTCTTATATAGTTGAAAAAGTAAAACAATACGGTGGTCGTCAATCACCAGAATATTGCATTCGCGTATTGGGCGCTTTCACTAAACAAGCTGAGGGTATGCTGATAGGTCGTGATGATGTCGACCGAGGCTTTATAAATGAAGTCGAGCACCGATCGGAATGGGGTTATATTGCCATTGCAGATATAGCAGGTGGTGAAGGTCGCGACAGCTCAGTATTAAACATACTCAAGGTGTCGGGCTTTGATGATGAGCGGGTAGCTGAGTCCGTAAAATTATTGGAAATGAATACTGGTGTGGATGGGGTTGAGTTTGCGGAAATTGTTGAAAAAGAAACCCAGTCATACCCTAATATTACAATTGGAGTAGATGCTGACGGCTACGGATTAATTACGGCTCAAACCCTGGAAAAAAGGGGGATTGATGTTATTCGGATTCACTGGGGCACCCCGGTCCATAGTAAAACCCAGAAAATTCGGTTTAGAAGTAAGCGCGACTTTGCATCAGTGATGGTAAAAGAAGCCTTGCGCGATAACCGCTTGCGTTTAAATGACCACTATTCAGTAAAACAAAAAACGCTAAATCAGTTTGTGAAAATTCCCTATAAATTTAATGAGGTTGGCCAGTGGCGTATCGAATCAAAAGAAAAAATGCGAGCGGATGGCATTAAATCCCCGGATATTTTTGATACATACGCAATGGCCTGGTTAGTCGACTATATACCGGCTGGTATGGAGTTAGACCACACCAATAGTAGTGATGACCTATTAGCGTGGGCTACTCAAAGCTTATCTAATTAA
- a CDS encoding endonuclease domain-containing protein, protein MATSKSAVSNQSRIENLFHHQINIPGFAKFMSEYRFHPKRLWRFDFVFLDYNLAVELEGGTYSHGRRTKSGQTLKSRHLTPTGFYQDCEKYAEAAIQGWSVLRFDSRMVREGSAFDYTVRALESRGFRWKKA, encoded by the coding sequence ATGGCTACCTCAAAATCAGCTGTATCTAATCAGTCCAGAATAGAAAACTTATTTCATCATCAAATTAATATTCCAGGTTTTGCCAAGTTTATGAGTGAATATCGATTTCATCCTAAGCGGTTATGGCGGTTTGACTTTGTATTCCTGGATTACAACCTGGCTGTGGAGCTGGAAGGGGGTACCTACAGTCATGGTCGACGTACTAAATCTGGCCAAACCCTTAAATCCAGGCACCTAACGCCTACTGGGTTTTATCAGGATTGTGAAAAATACGCTGAAGCAGCGATTCAAGGCTGGTCAGTATTACGCTTTGATAGCCGTATGGTTAGGGAAGGGAGTGCATTTGATTACACGGTCAGAGCATTAGAATCGCGAGGCTTTCGATGGAAAAAGGCGTAA
- a CDS encoding DUF4041 domain-containing protein has product MDVVIGLIIWLAPFIVLFIVRYRYKKKLLAFQEEASILLSEKDAEIADYIRKVSEKDGEIFTKNELLDTLKQYQHITDVEAEAKKIHDKAMQVLRESTEKVEAIISDAKTEAQDIRRKAKEATEKNESEASHILALANQKANEVLQNAENKAKEIAGEAYQIKNKADELSNIAKAMKNTINDYGEEYLIPCRSTLDDLAEEFGYKEAGIALKRCRALTKSMVVKNQAAACDYAENTRRLTAIHFVLDAFNGKVDTILSKVKHDNYGKLQQAILDAYTLVNKNGEAFRNARITKAYLDARLDELKWAVAANQLLIDEKEEQKRIKEQIREEERARRDYEKALKEAEKEEKLVQKAMAEARKHLQGANEAERIKLEQQLAELTQKLQEAEAKNQRAISMAQQTRSGHVYIISNIGSFGEHVFKIGMTRRLEPLDRVKELGDASVPFSFDVHAMMFSEDAPALERELHKRFESQQLNKVNPRKEFFKVNLAQIKQATDELQVETRWTMKAEALEFYESLAIEKENESIQAA; this is encoded by the coding sequence ATGGATGTCGTCATAGGCCTAATAATTTGGTTAGCACCATTTATAGTTTTATTTATAGTTAGGTACAGGTATAAGAAAAAGCTTCTAGCTTTTCAGGAAGAAGCTAGCATTCTACTATCTGAGAAAGATGCTGAAATTGCCGACTACATACGCAAAGTTTCAGAAAAAGATGGGGAAATTTTCACCAAGAATGAACTTCTCGATACTTTAAAACAGTACCAACATATTACTGATGTAGAAGCTGAAGCAAAAAAAATTCATGATAAAGCAATGCAAGTGCTTAGAGAGTCTACAGAAAAAGTAGAGGCTATTATTTCAGATGCTAAAACAGAAGCTCAGGATATCAGGAGAAAAGCAAAAGAAGCCACTGAGAAAAATGAATCAGAAGCATCCCATATCCTGGCTTTGGCAAACCAAAAGGCCAATGAGGTATTGCAAAATGCTGAAAATAAAGCAAAAGAGATTGCTGGGGAAGCTTACCAGATCAAAAATAAAGCAGATGAATTATCTAATATTGCCAAAGCAATGAAAAACACCATTAATGATTATGGTGAAGAATACCTGATACCTTGCAGATCAACCCTTGATGATTTAGCAGAAGAGTTTGGCTACAAAGAAGCTGGTATCGCATTAAAGCGGTGTAGAGCACTGACAAAATCAATGGTTGTTAAAAACCAAGCAGCTGCATGTGACTATGCTGAAAATACTAGACGTTTAACAGCAATACACTTTGTTCTTGATGCATTCAATGGAAAAGTAGACACCATATTATCTAAAGTTAAACATGACAATTACGGTAAATTGCAGCAAGCGATCCTTGATGCCTACACTTTAGTCAATAAAAATGGGGAAGCATTCAGAAATGCCCGAATTACAAAAGCATACCTAGATGCTCGATTAGATGAACTGAAGTGGGCTGTCGCAGCTAACCAGCTATTAATTGATGAAAAAGAAGAGCAAAAACGGATTAAGGAGCAAATTAGAGAAGAAGAACGAGCGAGACGTGATTACGAAAAAGCATTGAAGGAAGCAGAAAAAGAAGAAAAATTAGTCCAAAAAGCTATGGCTGAAGCTCGTAAGCATCTACAAGGAGCTAATGAAGCTGAACGTATAAAACTAGAACAGCAACTTGCAGAATTAACCCAAAAGCTACAGGAAGCAGAAGCTAAAAACCAAAGGGCAATATCCATGGCTCAACAAACTAGATCAGGCCATGTTTATATTATTTCCAATATAGGATCCTTTGGTGAGCATGTTTTTAAAATAGGCATGACTCGACGTCTGGAACCTCTTGACCGAGTTAAAGAACTAGGGGATGCATCCGTACCATTTAGCTTTGATGTACATGCTATGATGTTTAGCGAAGATGCTCCTGCGCTAGAAAGAGAGTTGCATAAACGATTTGAAAGCCAGCAGTTGAACAAGGTGAATCCTCGAAAAGAGTTCTTTAAAGTTAACCTAGCCCAAATAAAACAGGCCACGGATGAATTGCAAGTTGAAACCCGTTGGACTATGAAGGCTGAAGCTTTAGAATTTTATGAGTCACTTGCTATTGAAAAAGAAAATGAATCTATTCAAGCAGCTTAA
- a CDS encoding DUF416 family protein: MGWKTHLVAVYFLCCSERLFPMYKAFLRKNNWGNAQHLRKVMNLLWENVNSEAILSYEEFVNDINKQIPHVDDLTLWRQLLHKMCVFVLMLLYKPYVISLKQA; encoded by the coding sequence ATCGGTTGGAAAACCCATCTAGTAGCTGTATATTTCTTATGTTGTTCAGAAAGGCTGTTTCCAATGTATAAAGCTTTTTTAAGAAAAAATAATTGGGGTAATGCACAGCATCTTCGTAAGGTCATGAACTTGTTATGGGAGAATGTTAATTCCGAGGCTATTTTATCATATGAGGAATTTGTAAATGATATAAATAAACAAATCCCGCATGTAGATGATTTGACGCTTTGGAGGCAACTATTGCACAAGATGTGTGTATTTGTGTTGATGCTGCTTTACAAGCCTTATGTAATAAGCCTAAAACAAGCTTGA
- a CDS encoding recombinase family protein: protein MLIGYARVSKSDGSQVLDLQNDALAAYGVSSDKIYIDQASGKKDDRPGLENCLKALREGDVLVVWKLDRLGRDLQHLVNIVQDLEKKGISFKVLTGQGADIDTTTASGKLVFGIFAALAEYERELIRERTIAGVKAARARGRVGGRKFKLTKAQVRLAQAAMQNRDTSVSELCRELNITKPALYSYVGPSGELRENGRRVLEAK from the coding sequence ATGTTGATTGGCTATGCCCGAGTTTCTAAATCAGATGGCTCTCAAGTACTGGACCTGCAAAATGATGCATTAGCTGCCTATGGCGTATCGTCTGACAAAATCTATATAGACCAGGCATCAGGGAAAAAAGATGACAGGCCTGGCTTAGAAAACTGCTTAAAAGCCCTACGAGAGGGAGATGTATTAGTTGTTTGGAAACTAGACCGTTTAGGGCGAGACTTACAACATTTGGTAAATATTGTACAAGATTTAGAAAAGAAAGGCATTAGTTTTAAAGTGTTGACCGGTCAAGGGGCTGATATCGATACCACCACGGCCAGTGGTAAATTAGTATTTGGCATTTTTGCAGCATTGGCTGAATATGAGCGAGAGCTAATCCGAGAACGTACTATAGCTGGTGTTAAAGCAGCAAGAGCCAGAGGTCGAGTTGGGGGCCGTAAATTCAAATTAACCAAAGCACAAGTCAGACTAGCCCAAGCTGCTATGCAAAACCGGGATACTTCAGTCAGCGAACTATGCAGAGAGCTGAACATCACGAAACCTGCTTTATATAGCTATGTAGGGCCAAGTGGTGAATTAAGAGAAAATGGACGACGGGTATTAGAAGCAAAATAA
- the lysC gene encoding Rz1-like lysis system protein LysC produces the protein MLSACSLITPKPTIKPVIIRQVPPVEWLQPCPKPELTGHTNQELLTLTTTALAVIDQCNADKAAIKQWSESESSHE, from the coding sequence ATGTTGTCCGCCTGTTCACTGATCACCCCTAAACCCACCATTAAACCAGTGATTATCCGGCAGGTACCACCTGTCGAGTGGCTACAACCTTGCCCTAAGCCAGAGCTGACAGGTCATACCAATCAAGAATTATTAACGCTAACCACAACAGCATTAGCAGTGATTGATCAATGCAATGCGGATAAAGCAGCCATTAAGCAGTGGAGTGAAAGCGAGTCTAGCCATGAATGA
- a CDS encoding MarR family winged helix-turn-helix transcriptional regulator, whose translation MNTKKLTKLSMQHPRITVRTLATLMAIKDNEGCSVSELSQFMGVNEKNVATTIRRLEEGREGSGDVKLIKVKQSKEDQRFKLIWLTAKGKSLLQRL comes from the coding sequence ATGAACACTAAAAAGCTTACCAAACTGTCGATGCAACACCCTCGTATAACGGTTCGAACACTGGCCACTTTAATGGCAATCAAGGATAACGAAGGCTGCTCAGTTTCCGAGTTATCCCAGTTTATGGGTGTTAATGAAAAAAACGTAGCGACCACTATCCGCCGCCTAGAAGAAGGTAGGGAAGGAAGTGGTGATGTGAAGCTAATTAAGGTCAAACAAAGCAAGGAAGATCAGCGCTTTAAGCTGATATGGCTAACGGCAAAAGGCAAATCCTTGTTACAAAGGTTGTAG
- the ssb gene encoding single-stranded DNA-binding protein: MEKGVNKVILVGNLGADPDARYLPNGTAVTRLSVATGEKWKDKQTGQVKTQTEWHQIVLFGKLAEIAAQYLKKGGKIYVEGKLKTRKWQAKDGSDRYTTEIVADQWQRIDSQAKQNQQQPTNYQAPQNTPAAGQQSMSMPAQQNYQQPPADWDDIPF, encoded by the coding sequence ATGGAAAAAGGCGTAAATAAAGTAATTCTGGTAGGCAATCTTGGAGCAGATCCCGATGCGCGATATTTGCCAAATGGCACCGCTGTCACCCGGTTAAGTGTGGCAACCGGGGAAAAGTGGAAAGATAAACAAACTGGACAAGTTAAAACCCAAACTGAATGGCACCAAATAGTTCTGTTTGGAAAGCTGGCTGAAATAGCTGCCCAATATTTAAAAAAGGGTGGAAAAATCTATGTGGAGGGGAAATTAAAAACCCGCAAATGGCAGGCTAAAGATGGCTCAGACCGATATACCACTGAGATAGTTGCAGATCAGTGGCAAAGAATCGATAGCCAGGCTAAACAGAATCAACAACAACCAACAAACTATCAGGCACCACAAAATACGCCAGCAGCAGGACAACAGTCGATGTCTATGCCGGCGCAGCAAAATTATCAGCAACCGCCAGCTGACTGGGATGACATCCCTTTTTGA
- a CDS encoding Rpn family recombination-promoting nuclease/putative transposase — MSHDHAYKQFFSHPDMVKDLLQGFVHEHWIVDIDFSTLERVNGSYIADDLRERANDLIWRVKFKNKEEWLYLYLLLEFQSSIDRFMAVRLMTYVGLLYQDLIKSKQLPTPGKLPPVFPIVLYNGERRWKASTQLSDLIQSVPPDLAQWQPEQRYMLIEEHQFSDEELKPLKNLAAALFRLENSDNVEQLAQVIGSLVKWLKKPQQDSLRQAFVEWLKQGPLQKLSHHSEPLETLNDLHEVQQMLSKRVDQWVKQWKSEGYQEGVAKGEVNALRLVLQSRFGDLPSWVDEKLIHADQSSLNRWLLRASHVDNLESLFK; from the coding sequence ATGTCTCACGATCACGCATATAAGCAGTTTTTCTCTCACCCTGACATGGTAAAAGACCTTCTACAAGGGTTTGTCCATGAGCACTGGATTGTAGATATTGACTTCTCAACCCTTGAACGGGTAAACGGCAGTTACATTGCTGATGACCTTCGAGAACGAGCCAATGATCTAATCTGGCGGGTAAAGTTTAAAAATAAAGAGGAGTGGCTTTACCTTTACTTGTTGCTTGAATTTCAATCGAGTATTGACCGATTCATGGCGGTCAGATTGATGACTTATGTAGGGCTTCTATACCAGGATCTCATCAAGTCGAAACAGCTGCCAACTCCAGGCAAACTACCTCCCGTTTTTCCGATAGTGTTGTATAACGGTGAGCGTCGATGGAAAGCCTCAACGCAGCTCAGTGACTTGATACAGTCCGTTCCACCAGACCTTGCACAGTGGCAACCAGAACAACGTTATATGCTGATTGAAGAGCACCAGTTCTCTGATGAAGAGTTGAAGCCCTTAAAGAACCTAGCTGCCGCACTCTTCAGACTAGAAAATAGTGACAACGTAGAACAACTGGCGCAAGTGATTGGCTCCCTGGTAAAATGGTTAAAGAAGCCCCAACAAGACAGTTTACGACAGGCTTTTGTGGAATGGCTGAAGCAAGGTCCACTGCAGAAACTAAGCCACCATAGTGAACCGTTAGAAACATTAAATGACTTGCATGAGGTACAACAAATGCTATCAAAACGTGTAGACCAGTGGGTGAAGCAATGGAAGTCTGAAGGCTATCAAGAAGGCGTAGCAAAAGGTGAAGTCAACGCCCTTCGTTTAGTGCTACAAAGTCGTTTTGGCGACTTACCAAGTTGGGTTGACGAAAAGTTAATACACGCAGACCAATCTTCACTAAATCGTTGGCTATTAAGGGCTTCCCATGTAGATAACTTGGAAAGCCTATTTAAGTAA